Proteins encoded in a region of the Flavobacteriaceae bacterium HL-DH10 genome:
- a CDS encoding aldo/keto reductase: MAALGRPEYINIRLDDAIDKSEKVFKNNTFSVLDEAYKLGIRYFDTAPSYGKGEAFLNEWNNTKNHEDVILGTKWGYTYKANWELGYSGKHEVKEHSLEKLIEQWQVSKEMLPKLKYYQVHSATFESGLLENQAVLNQLYNIKKETGLQIGITTSGYNQKDVLEAALKVEIDGELLFDSFQVTYNVFEQSTFPVLSKLIKSGKTVIIKEALANGRVFQNKKFSSYQKGYAIMKQLSEKYKVGFDAIALRFVMDNLNPTYVLSGASNKIQLEQNLKALSFSFTKEELDVFKTLKVDSKDYWQERSNMNWN, encoded by the coding sequence TTGGCTGCATTGGGTAGACCAGAATATATAAATATTAGACTAGATGATGCCATTGATAAATCTGAAAAAGTGTTTAAAAACAATACGTTTTCAGTATTAGATGAAGCTTATAAATTAGGTATCCGTTATTTTGATACCGCGCCATCTTATGGTAAAGGAGAAGCTTTTTTGAATGAATGGAATAATACTAAAAATCATGAAGATGTTATTTTAGGGACAAAATGGGGTTATACTTATAAAGCCAATTGGGAACTAGGTTATAGCGGTAAACATGAGGTTAAAGAGCATTCTTTAGAAAAGTTGATAGAACAATGGCAAGTTTCAAAAGAAATGCTTCCTAAGTTAAAGTACTACCAAGTGCATTCGGCAACTTTTGAAAGTGGTTTATTAGAAAATCAAGCTGTTTTAAATCAGCTTTATAATATAAAAAAAGAAACAGGATTACAAATTGGGATCACTACCAGTGGTTATAATCAGAAAGACGTTTTAGAAGCAGCATTGAAAGTAGAAATTGATGGAGAGTTATTATTTGATAGTTTTCAAGTAACCTACAATGTATTCGAACAATCTACTTTTCCTGTTTTAAGCAAACTTATTAAAAGTGGAAAAACGGTTATTATAAAAGAAGCTTTAGCTAATGGTCGTGTGTTTCAAAATAAAAAATTTTCAAGCTATCAAAAAGGGTATGCCATTATGAAACAGCTTTCAGAAAAATATAAGGTTGGTTTTGATGCGATTGCGTTGCGTTTTGTAATGGATAATTTAAATCCTACTTATGTATTAAGCGGTGCTTCTAATAAAATTCAATTAGAACAAAATTTAAAAGCTTTGAGTTTTAGTTTTACAAAAGAGGAATTAGATGTTTTCAAGACATTAAAAGTTGATTCAAAAGATTATTGGCAAGAACGCAGTAATATGAACTGGAATTGA
- a CDS encoding YdiU family protein, whose product MKLNINDTFNKELPADPVLENSRRQVEKACFSFVTPKQTANPKLLHVSPEMLKHLGLSEQDSQSEIFLNVFTGNAVLPNTKPYAMCYAGHQFGNWAGQLGDGRAINLVEVQHDNKHWAIQLKGAGETPYSRTADGLAVLRSSIREYLCSEAMHHLGVPTTRALSLALSGDDVLRDVLYNGNPEYEKGAIVCRTAPSFLRFGSYEIFAAKQDITTLKTLVDYTIKHFFSHLGTPSKETYLAFFKEVTKRTLDMIIHWQRVGFVHGVMNTDNMSILGLTIDYGPYGWLEGFDYGWTPNTTDRQHKRYRYGNQPNIGLWNLYKLANALFPLIEDVEALESILDQYKIDFEANSLKMMRSKLGLETEDVFDTSLIQNLEDNLLLTETDMTIFFRKLSEFNKEKPSEGLKIIHDAFYSIDELSDDIKEKWNAWFQRYSERLAQEETTSEKRKEIMNAVNPKYVLRNYMAQLAIDDAEKGNYELIDELFQLLKQPYAEQPENEKWFAKRPEWARHKVGCSMLSCSS is encoded by the coding sequence ATGAAATTAAATATAAACGACACGTTTAATAAAGAATTACCAGCAGATCCTGTTTTAGAAAATTCAAGAAGACAGGTTGAGAAAGCATGTTTTTCTTTTGTAACACCAAAGCAAACAGCAAACCCTAAGTTACTTCATGTATCTCCTGAAATGTTAAAACATTTAGGGCTTTCAGAGCAGGATTCACAAAGTGAAATATTTTTAAATGTCTTTACAGGAAACGCTGTGCTGCCAAATACAAAACCATATGCCATGTGTTATGCAGGGCATCAATTTGGAAATTGGGCAGGACAATTGGGTGATGGACGCGCTATTAATTTAGTCGAAGTACAACACGACAATAAGCATTGGGCAATTCAATTAAAAGGCGCGGGAGAAACACCATATTCTAGAACAGCCGATGGTTTAGCAGTGTTGCGTTCTTCTATTAGAGAATATTTGTGTAGTGAAGCGATGCACCACCTAGGTGTGCCAACAACTAGAGCTTTGTCTTTGGCTTTATCTGGCGATGATGTTTTAAGAGATGTATTGTATAATGGTAATCCAGAATATGAAAAAGGAGCGATTGTTTGTAGAACAGCCCCTTCCTTTTTACGGTTTGGTAGTTATGAGATATTTGCAGCAAAGCAGGATATAACTACATTGAAAACATTAGTAGATTATACGATTAAACATTTTTTTAGTCACTTAGGAACTCCTTCAAAAGAAACTTATTTAGCGTTTTTTAAAGAAGTGACAAAGCGTACATTAGATATGATTATTCACTGGCAACGGGTCGGTTTTGTACATGGTGTTATGAATACCGATAATATGTCTATTCTGGGCTTAACAATAGATTATGGACCTTATGGTTGGTTAGAAGGGTTCGATTATGGCTGGACGCCAAACACCACCGATAGACAACATAAAAGATACCGTTACGGAAATCAACCCAATATCGGACTTTGGAATTTATATAAATTGGCAAACGCACTCTTTCCTTTAATTGAAGATGTTGAAGCGTTAGAAAGTATTTTAGACCAATACAAAATAGATTTTGAAGCAAATTCTTTAAAGATGATGCGTTCCAAATTAGGATTAGAAACGGAAGATGTTTTCGATACTTCTTTAATACAAAATTTAGAAGATAATTTGCTGCTCACAGAAACGGATATGACTATTTTTTTTAGAAAATTAAGTGAGTTTAATAAAGAAAAACCTTCTGAAGGATTAAAGATTATTCATGATGCGTTTTATAGTATTGATGAGCTTTCAGATGACATAAAAGAAAAATGGAACGCATGGTTTCAACGTTATTCTGAACGTTTAGCGCAAGAAGAAACCACTTCAGAAAAACGAAAGGAAATTATGAATGCTGTAAATCCGAAGTATGTGCTTCGTAATTATATGGCGCAATTAGCGATTGATGACGCTGAAAAAGGGAATTATGAATTAATAGATGAACTATTTCAGCTTTTAAAACAACCCTATGCCGAGCAACCTGAAAACGAAAAATGGTTTGCAAAACGACCAGAATGGGCAAGACATAAGGTGGGTTGTTCCATGTTATCATGCAGTTCATAA
- the msrA gene encoding peptide-methionine (S)-S-oxide reductase MsrA, which translates to MTTKKLELATLGGGCFWCIEAILKEIKGVEKIVSGYTGGTVPGTPTYKEVCSGLTGHAEVVQVTFDANIISYKDLLVVFMTSHDPTTLNRQGGDIGTQYRSVIYYHNDSQKQIAEIVTKEMAQYYENPIVTEISEIGVFHSAEAYHQDYYANNTTQGYCSAVITPKLSKLRKMHADKLK; encoded by the coding sequence ATGACAACTAAAAAATTAGAATTAGCAACACTTGGTGGTGGTTGCTTTTGGTGTATTGAAGCTATTTTAAAAGAAATAAAAGGCGTAGAAAAAATTGTTTCGGGATATACCGGAGGCACTGTTCCAGGAACACCAACCTATAAAGAAGTGTGCTCTGGATTAACTGGACATGCCGAAGTGGTACAAGTTACTTTTGATGCCAATATAATTTCATATAAAGATTTATTGGTGGTTTTTATGACAAGCCATGATCCTACAACTTTAAACCGTCAAGGAGGAGATATAGGAACGCAATATCGTTCGGTAATTTATTACCATAATGATAGTCAAAAGCAAATAGCTGAAATAGTTACTAAAGAAATGGCTCAATATTATGAAAACCCAATAGTTACAGAAATAAGTGAAATTGGCGTATTTCATAGTGCAGAAGCTTATCATCAAGATTATTATGCAAATAATACCACACAAGGATATTGTAGTGCTGTAATTACACCTAAGCTATCAAAACTACGAAAAATGCATGCCGATAAATTAAAGTAA
- the msrB gene encoding peptide-methionine (R)-S-oxide reductase MsrB: MLTWKEIINFSVNGNPTPDKRVEKTDAEWQSQLTSEQFRITRQKGTERPHSGALCSVHDAGKYNCVCCNTPLFDSTIKFSSGTGWPSFTQPIKENAIKYERDTAFGMVRVEVMCNTCDAHLGHVFPDGPEPSGLRYCINSESMIIKKEDVKNDN, from the coding sequence ATGCTAACTTGGAAAGAAATCATCAATTTTTCTGTAAACGGAAATCCAACTCCAGATAAACGTGTTGAAAAAACAGATGCCGAATGGCAATCTCAATTAACCTCAGAACAATTTAGAATTACCAGACAAAAAGGAACAGAGCGTCCACATAGTGGAGCATTATGTTCTGTTCATGATGCAGGTAAGTATAATTGTGTTTGTTGTAATACACCATTGTTCGATTCTACTATTAAGTTTAGTTCTGGTACGGGTTGGCCTAGTTTTACACAGCCTATTAAAGAAAACGCTATTAAATATGAAAGAGATACCGCTTTTGGTATGGTACGCGTTGAGGTTATGTGTAATACCTGCGATGCGCATTTAGGACATGTGTTTCCTGATGGTCCAGAACCAAGCGGTTTGCGATATTGTATTAATTCAGAATCTATGATAATAAAAAAGGAAGACGTTAAAAATGACAACTAA
- a CDS encoding DUF5706 domain-containing protein, with the protein MDKLIVEAEKYATTLLTEALDASFIYHNLTHTLRVVEKAKELAEQCSLTDLEKNILTIATWFHDTGYTKNVKKHEEESVAIAKAFLSSQNCPENNIKAVCDLILATTINHIPQNLSEKIIRDADCAHIGSKNYIEVSELLRKEWELTCNKTLTELEWLNENINFLSTKHKFHTNQAALNWGKRKSKNLSELLKAKKKLDIDSKKLKQKKEALTFKKNKIELPERGIETMFRVTLKNHITLSNIADTKANILLSVNAIIVSLVLANLIPKLDNPSNHYLIIPTAIFVLATVTSIILSVLATRPNVTSGEFNKEDVVNKKVNLLFFGNFHKMSLKDFEWAMGEMMQDKEYLYSSMKKDLYFLGLVLNKKYKILRLTYSVFMIGIIISVIAFTIAFQYSGRV; encoded by the coding sequence ATGGATAAACTTATTGTTGAAGCCGAAAAATACGCAACTACTCTTCTAACTGAAGCATTAGATGCTTCATTTATATATCACAACTTAACACATACACTACGTGTTGTTGAAAAAGCAAAAGAATTGGCAGAGCAATGCAGTTTAACCGATTTAGAAAAAAACATATTAACAATTGCGACTTGGTTTCATGATACGGGCTATACAAAAAATGTAAAAAAACATGAAGAAGAAAGTGTTGCGATTGCAAAAGCCTTTTTAAGTTCTCAAAATTGTCCCGAAAATAATATTAAAGCTGTTTGTGATTTGATTTTGGCAACAACAATTAATCACATTCCCCAAAATTTATCAGAAAAAATAATAAGAGATGCCGATTGTGCTCATATTGGTAGTAAGAATTATATCGAAGTATCAGAATTACTGAGAAAAGAATGGGAACTCACTTGTAATAAAACGTTAACTGAATTAGAATGGTTAAATGAGAATATAAACTTTTTATCAACTAAACATAAATTTCACACCAATCAAGCAGCTTTAAATTGGGGTAAAAGAAAAAGTAAAAACCTTTCAGAATTACTTAAAGCTAAAAAAAAACTTGACATTGATAGCAAAAAACTTAAACAAAAAAAAGAAGCATTAACTTTTAAGAAAAACAAAATAGAATTGCCTGAGCGCGGTATTGAAACCATGTTTAGAGTTACCCTAAAAAACCACATAACTCTTAGCAATATTGCAGATACTAAAGCTAATATTTTACTTTCCGTTAATGCTATTATTGTGTCATTAGTCTTAGCAAACCTTATTCCTAAATTAGATAATCCATCTAACCATTATCTTATAATTCCAACGGCTATTTTTGTGTTAGCGACTGTTACTTCTATTATTTTATCTGTTTTAGCAACTAGACCTAATGTTACTAGCGGTGAATTTAATAAGGAAGATGTTGTTAATAAAAAAGTGAATTTGTTGTTCTTTGGAAACTTTCATAAGATGAGTCTTAAAGACTTTGAATGGGCTATGGGAGAAATGATGCAAGACAAAGAATACTTATACTCATCAATGAAAAAAGATTTATATTTTCTAGGACTTGTTTTGAATAAAAAATACAAAATCCTTAGACTTACTTACTCTGTTTTTATGATAGGTATTATAATAAGCGTTATTGCTTTTACAATCGCTTTTCAATATTCAGGAAGAGTTTAA
- a CDS encoding GAF domain-containing protein, with protein sequence MDLNDNIESPLNLQVSFNKLLEQYETLTKSGDEFIVANANRILKSVDSYPELRTGFSDMSVLKKREKEINLILHDTFNPLLTQNEIKTASVPLHNLNFNSSERFKNIIKNAGEDFELEIKNMPNDDMYIIACTIILNFCYGYVINFKRPFYYQIPDKDGVMRYYKILYNADFCEIIPTENAVKLAQEDYDELLDNFNNIDLWKEKFPPNSYVFKGFVISNIFDVTEDQSISNIKSSLIGEDRRKDKSFVEKFHEIFRSLFGLKDIKVGFSIYNKAENTFELVYGAGMNSFLLNGNESASCSESLCGKSYERLIEENKYFAISDIDKKIEKLKQYPKVQAPQVKALYEQGVKSVIFAPIANEDGLLGIIEIVSDKPKVLNSVNANKLIDVMPYIVSAVERSKNEEENLIEAIIQKECTSIHPSVRWRFQKEAKNFIHAEFSGEQAVFKKIAFDDVYPLYGQIDIKGSSEARNEATKQDLTLQLHAVKSIFTSASRIEALPIYDQYIYQINDYLDGINNHFQVDSEQQISEFFKQEIAPVFKHLYTLDALKQEINTYFENIDDKVNVLYSHRKDYDETVALINKEMASLLDKKQVEAQAMYPHYFERFKTDGVEHNMYIGEAITKEDSFNPIYLFNLRLWQLQVMCEMENSFYQMQSKFPISLDVASMILVFNQPLSISFRMDEKQFDVDGTYNARYEIVKKRVDKAYIKGSKERVTQKGKISIVYSQKQDEIEYLRYIKFLQSKHYLDADIEIVELQDLQSVTGLKAIRVSVLYHKSEEDKSFYTYDDLMKEIKA encoded by the coding sequence ATGGATCTTAATGATAATATTGAATCGCCATTAAACTTGCAGGTAAGTTTTAATAAGCTATTAGAGCAATATGAAACTTTAACCAAAAGTGGTGACGAATTTATTGTAGCTAATGCTAACCGTATTTTAAAGAGTGTGGATAGTTATCCCGAATTACGAACGGGTTTTAGTGATATGTCTGTATTAAAAAAAAGGGAAAAGGAGATAAACCTGATACTTCATGATACTTTTAATCCTCTTTTAACTCAAAACGAAATTAAAACGGCTTCTGTTCCTTTACATAACTTAAATTTTAATTCATCAGAACGTTTTAAAAATATTATTAAAAATGCTGGTGAAGATTTTGAACTTGAAATAAAAAATATGCCAAATGATGATATGTATATTATTGCATGTACCATCATTTTAAATTTTTGTTATGGTTACGTCATAAATTTTAAACGTCCATTTTATTATCAAATACCAGATAAAGATGGCGTTATGCGTTATTATAAAATATTATATAATGCCGATTTTTGTGAAATTATACCAACCGAGAACGCCGTTAAATTAGCTCAAGAAGATTATGATGAATTATTAGATAATTTTAATAATATAGATTTATGGAAAGAAAAGTTCCCTCCAAATAGCTATGTTTTTAAAGGATTTGTTATCTCAAATATATTCGATGTAACTGAAGATCAGTCTATATCAAATATTAAATCGAGTTTAATTGGAGAAGATAGACGTAAGGATAAGAGTTTTGTAGAAAAGTTTCACGAAATTTTCAGATCGCTTTTTGGCTTAAAAGATATTAAAGTTGGCTTTTCTATATACAATAAAGCAGAAAACACATTCGAACTTGTTTATGGTGCCGGTATGAATAGTTTTTTGTTAAACGGAAACGAAAGTGCTTCTTGTTCAGAGTCTTTATGTGGAAAGTCTTATGAACGATTAATAGAAGAAAATAAATACTTTGCAATATCTGATATTGATAAAAAAATTGAAAAACTAAAGCAGTATCCAAAAGTACAAGCGCCTCAAGTAAAGGCTTTATATGAGCAGGGTGTTAAAAGTGTAATTTTTGCACCTATAGCAAATGAAGATGGTTTATTGGGGATAATAGAAATTGTGTCAGATAAACCGAAAGTACTCAATAGTGTAAATGCTAATAAGCTCATTGATGTGATGCCTTATATTGTATCAGCAGTTGAGCGTTCAAAAAATGAAGAAGAAAATTTGATTGAAGCTATTATTCAAAAAGAATGTACTTCAATTCATCCTAGTGTAAGGTGGCGATTTCAAAAGGAAGCTAAAAATTTTATTCACGCAGAGTTTAGTGGAGAACAAGCTGTTTTTAAGAAAATAGCATTTGATGATGTTTATCCTTTATATGGACAAATAGATATAAAAGGGTCTTCGGAAGCAAGAAATGAGGCAACAAAACAAGATTTAACGCTTCAACTACATGCTGTAAAAAGTATTTTTACAAGTGCATCACGCATTGAAGCTTTGCCAATATATGATCAGTATATTTATCAAATTAATGATTATTTAGACGGTATAAATAATCATTTTCAAGTAGATAGTGAGCAACAGATTTCTGAGTTTTTTAAGCAAGAGATAGCCCCTGTGTTTAAGCACCTTTATACTTTAGATGCATTAAAACAAGAAATCAACACTTATTTTGAAAATATTGATGATAAAGTAAATGTGCTTTACAGCCATAGAAAAGATTATGATGAAACAGTAGCCTTAATTAATAAGGAAATGGCATCACTTTTAGATAAAAAACAAGTAGAAGCACAGGCTATGTATCCACATTATTTTGAGCGATTTAAAACGGATGGTGTAGAGCATAATATGTATATAGGAGAGGCAATAACTAAAGAAGATAGTTTTAATCCAATTTATTTGTTTAATTTGAGGTTATGGCAATTACAAGTGATGTGCGAAATGGAAAATTCATTTTATCAAATGCAATCTAAATTCCCAATATCACTTGACGTAGCTTCTATGATTTTAGTATTTAATCAACCATTATCAATAAGTTTTAGAATGGATGAAAAACAATTTGATGTAGATGGCACCTATAATGCTAGATACGAAATTGTAAAAAAGCGTGTAGATAAAGCCTATATAAAAGGCTCTAAAGAACGTGTTACTCAAAAAGGTAAAATTAGTATTGTGTATTCTCAAAAACAAGATGAGATAGAATATTTAAGGTATATTAAATTCCTTCAGTCTAAACATTATTTAGATGCTGATATTGAAATAGTTGAATTACAAGATTTACAATCGGTAACAGGCTTGAAAGCCATTCGAGTAAGTGTACTGTATCATAAAAGTGAAGAAGACAAATCGTTCTATACTTATGATGATTTAATGAAAGAGATTAAGGCTTAA
- the araA gene encoding L-arabinose isomerase: MINLKQGDIWFVTGSQDLYGAETLKQVAEHSKEIANAYSANTTIPANVIFKPTVKSPEEIHAICKAANNDDTCIGIITWMHTFSPAKMWIAGLNALQKPFLHLHTQFNRDIPWNSIDMDFMNLNQSAHGGREFGFIASRMRLNRKVVVGHWQNEKVIAKVADWCRVANAVADSRKMKVARFGDNMRHVAVTDGNKVSAQIKFGYEVNGYGVGDLVKYIDGISDAQVDRLVQEYDDTYVMAAKIKTDGTMRSALKDAAKIELGMRAFLEEGGYTAFTDTFEDLHGMKQLPGIATQRLMASGYGFGGEGDWKTSALVRTMKVMGAGLEGGNSFMEDYTYHFDPDNTTCLGSHMLEICPSIAKGDVSCEIHPLGIGGKEDPVRLVFNGGAGKALNASVVDMGNRFRMLVNTVEAVEIKNDLPKLPVARVLWDAKPDLQTAAAAWIYAGGAHHTCYSQNISAESLEDFAEIMDIEFLLIDEKTDLYRFKQELRWNDAAYVLNKGF, from the coding sequence ATGATTAATTTAAAACAAGGAGACATTTGGTTTGTAACCGGAAGTCAAGATTTATACGGGGCTGAAACCCTTAAACAAGTAGCCGAACATTCAAAGGAAATTGCAAATGCTTATTCAGCAAATACAACGATACCTGCAAATGTAATTTTTAAACCAACAGTGAAATCTCCAGAAGAGATTCATGCTATTTGTAAAGCTGCAAATAATGATGATACTTGTATTGGTATTATTACTTGGATGCATACATTTTCACCCGCTAAAATGTGGATAGCTGGTTTAAATGCGTTACAAAAACCATTTTTGCATTTGCATACACAATTTAATAGAGATATTCCATGGAATTCTATTGATATGGATTTTATGAATTTAAATCAATCGGCTCATGGTGGTCGTGAGTTTGGATTTATAGCTTCAAGAATGCGATTAAATCGTAAAGTGGTTGTCGGGCATTGGCAAAATGAGAAAGTGATTGCTAAAGTTGCTGACTGGTGTCGTGTTGCTAATGCAGTAGCAGATAGTAGAAAGATGAAGGTGGCTCGTTTTGGAGACAATATGAGACATGTTGCTGTAACCGATGGAAACAAAGTATCTGCTCAAATTAAATTTGGGTATGAAGTTAATGGTTATGGTGTTGGCGATTTAGTAAAATATATTGATGGCATATCAGATGCTCAAGTTGATAGACTTGTTCAGGAATATGACGATACCTATGTGATGGCAGCAAAAATTAAAACTGATGGCACGATGCGATCAGCTTTAAAAGATGCCGCTAAAATAGAATTAGGAATGCGTGCCTTTTTAGAAGAAGGGGGTTATACAGCTTTTACGGATACCTTTGAAGATTTACATGGTATGAAACAATTACCAGGTATTGCAACACAACGCTTAATGGCTAGTGGTTACGGTTTTGGAGGTGAAGGTGATTGGAAAACTTCAGCCTTAGTACGTACCATGAAAGTTATGGGTGCTGGATTAGAAGGTGGAAATAGTTTTATGGAAGATTATACGTATCATTTCGATCCAGATAACACAACATGTTTAGGGTCTCATATGTTAGAAATTTGTCCATCGATTGCAAAAGGCGATGTGTCTTGTGAAATTCATCCGTTAGGAATTGGAGGAAAAGAAGATCCTGTAAGATTAGTGTTTAACGGTGGTGCAGGAAAAGCTCTAAATGCTTCTGTTGTAGATATGGGCAATCGTTTTAGAATGCTTGTAAATACTGTTGAAGCTGTTGAAATTAAAAATGATTTACCGAAACTTCCAGTAGCTCGTGTACTTTGGGATGCTAAACCAGATTTACAAACTGCTGCTGCTGCATGGATTTATGCTGGAGGTGCACATCATACATGTTATAGTCAAAATATTTCTGCGGAGTCTTTAGAAGATTTTGCTGAAATAATGGATATCGAGTTTTTATTGATAGATGAAAAAACAGATTTATACAGATTTAAGCAAGAGCTTCGCTGGAATGATGCGGCTTATGTTTTAAATAAAGGGTTTTAA
- a CDS encoding solute:sodium symporter family transporter, producing the protein MSILSFVAFTLLVAVIAWWSTRKTDETSSDGYFLGGRSLTGPVIAGSLLLTNLSTEQIVGMNGVSFRDGIPIMAYEVVAAIAMVFTAFVLLPRYLKSGIATIPQFLENRYGKSTKTIVSLLFLLGYAISMLPTVLYSGALAINTMFDIPEMIGMEPEPALWVTVWAIGIIGSIYAIFGGLKAVAVSDSINAVGLIIGGSLIPIFGLMKIGDGNVFKGLKTLTTALPEKFDIIGGPDSDVPFWTLFTGMIIVNFYYWGTNQAIIQRALGAKNLKEGQKGLLLAAFIKILGPFIVVLPGIIAFYLFNGDLTNADEAYPMVVKAVLPVAFIGFFAAVLFGAILSSFNSALNSSVTLFGIDFYKEYINQDASEKQTVKAGKTFGIVLALFSMGIAPLLYGVEGGIFTYLQELNGTHSVPILAIVIVGIFSKRVSGKAANIAILFSVVTYLVTLYVIKPDISFLHLMGILFVLTIVIMFVVSKFYPRETDYEQVYTKQVDITPWKHLKPVGYGVVAAVVALYIYLS; encoded by the coding sequence ATGAGTATTTTATCTTTTGTTGCCTTTACCTTACTTGTTGCTGTTATAGCATGGTGGTCTACTAGAAAAACCGATGAAACTTCCTCAGACGGCTATTTTCTAGGAGGTAGAAGTTTAACAGGTCCAGTTATTGCAGGATCCTTGTTACTTACTAATTTATCAACTGAGCAGATTGTAGGTATGAATGGTGTCTCTTTTAGAGATGGTATTCCAATTATGGCATATGAGGTTGTTGCTGCTATAGCCATGGTGTTTACAGCATTTGTATTACTTCCTAGATATCTTAAAAGTGGGATTGCTACAATACCTCAGTTTTTAGAAAACCGCTACGGTAAAAGCACTAAAACCATTGTCTCGTTATTATTCTTATTAGGTTACGCCATATCTATGCTGCCTACTGTATTGTATTCGGGCGCATTAGCAATAAATACCATGTTTGATATTCCAGAGATGATAGGTATGGAACCAGAGCCAGCGCTTTGGGTAACTGTATGGGCTATAGGAATAATTGGTAGTATTTATGCTATTTTTGGAGGTCTTAAAGCGGTTGCTGTATCAGATTCTATTAATGCGGTTGGATTAATTATTGGAGGGTCTTTAATTCCAATTTTTGGTTTAATGAAAATTGGTGATGGTAATGTGTTTAAAGGATTAAAAACATTAACTACAGCACTTCCAGAGAAATTTGATATTATTGGTGGACCAGATTCTGATGTGCCTTTCTGGACACTTTTTACTGGAATGATTATTGTAAACTTTTATTATTGGGGAACCAATCAAGCTATTATTCAAAGGGCTCTTGGGGCTAAAAATTTAAAAGAAGGTCAAAAAGGACTTTTATTAGCTGCGTTTATAAAAATATTAGGGCCATTTATAGTAGTATTACCAGGTATTATTGCTTTTTATCTTTTTAATGGTGATTTAACAAATGCAGATGAAGCATATCCTATGGTAGTAAAAGCTGTATTACCAGTAGCATTTATTGGTTTCTTTGCAGCAGTGCTTTTTGGTGCGATATTAAGTTCTTTTAATAGTGCATTAAATAGTTCGGTAACGTTATTTGGTATAGATTTTTATAAAGAATATATAAATCAAGATGCGTCAGAGAAGCAAACAGTAAAAGCTGGAAAAACTTTTGGTATTGTTCTAGCATTATTCTCAATGGGAATTGCACCTTTACTCTATGGTGTAGAAGGAGGTATTTTTACATATCTACAAGAATTAAATGGAACACACAGTGTGCCTATTTTAGCAATAGTAATTGTTGGGATATTCTCTAAACGTGTTTCAGGTAAAGCGGCAAATATTGCTATTTTATTTAGTGTAGTTACTTATTTAGTTACTTTATATGTAATTAAACCAGATATTAGTTTCTTGCATCTTATGGGTATTCTTTTTGTATTAACAATAGTTATCATGTTTGTTGTAAGTAAGTTTTATCCAAGAGAAACAGATTACGAACAAGTTTATACCAAACAAGTTGATATTACACCATGGAAACACCTAAAACCAGTTGGTTATGGGGTTGTTGCTGCGGTTGTTGCGCTTTATATTTATTTATCATAG